A genomic stretch from Telopea speciosissima isolate NSW1024214 ecotype Mountain lineage chromosome 7, Tspe_v1, whole genome shotgun sequence includes:
- the LOC122669628 gene encoding cytochrome b5-like: protein MGGGGDGKIFTLAEVAEHNNSKDCWLIMFGKVYDVTKFLEDHPGGDEVLLSATGKDATDDFEDVGHSTSARAMLDEYYVGEIDVSTIPTKTKYTPPKQPNYNQDKTPEFIIKLLQFLVPLAILGLAIAMRFYTKSA, encoded by the exons atgggtggtggtggtgatggtaagATCTTCACTTTGGCAGAAGTTGCAGAGCACAACAATTCCAAGGATTGTTGGCTCATTATGTTCGGGAAG GTATATGATGTAACAAAGTTCTTGGAGGACCATCCTGGTGGCGATGAGGTTTTGTTGTCAGCGACAG GGAAGGATGCTACTGATGATTTTGAGGATGTTGGCCACAGTACTAGTGCAAGAGCGATGCTGGATGAATACTATGTTGGGGAGATTGATGTATCGACGATTCCCACCAAGACCAAGTACACACCTCCCAAGCAGCCAAACTACAACCAGGACAAGACTCCAGAGTTCATTATCAAGCTCCTCCAGTTCCTGGTGCCCCTTGCTATCCTGGGGTTGGCCATTGCCATGCGCTTCTACACAAAATCTGCATAA